In Salegentibacter mishustinae, a single genomic region encodes these proteins:
- a CDS encoding calcium/sodium antiporter, whose protein sequence is MITSSLLLVLGLVILIFGANYMVDGASALAKKFNISNLAIGLTIVAFGTSAPELVVNSFAAADGYSDIVFGNVIGSNNFNLFIILGITGLITPLAVQSSTAWKEIPISLLAVVILFMMVNDQIISPGQTSLLSNFDGFILLFCFLAFLFYVYNQLKNDDIAEEDNIKLLSPLKTTIFIIGGLAGLVLGGQLVVNNAIDIAENMGISQKIIGLTVVAAGTSLPELATSIVAATKKNADIAVGNIIGSNIFNIFLILSTVSLIKPIDFNLNFNQDLYILAGGTLFLLLAMFTGKRKRLDRWEALILLVFYLGYTTYLVMQEL, encoded by the coding sequence GTGATCACTTCTTCTTTGTTACTCGTTTTAGGCCTGGTAATTTTAATTTTTGGAGCCAATTATATGGTTGATGGCGCCTCTGCCCTGGCCAAAAAATTCAATATTTCAAATCTTGCTATCGGTCTAACCATCGTAGCTTTTGGAACTTCAGCGCCAGAATTGGTGGTGAATAGTTTTGCCGCCGCCGATGGATATTCTGACATTGTTTTTGGAAACGTGATTGGCAGTAATAACTTCAACCTTTTTATTATTCTCGGAATTACCGGCCTTATAACGCCGCTAGCAGTGCAATCCAGCACTGCCTGGAAAGAGATCCCTATTTCGCTACTTGCGGTGGTCATTCTCTTTATGATGGTTAACGACCAAATTATTTCTCCCGGTCAAACAAGTCTTTTAAGCAATTTTGACGGATTTATTTTACTCTTTTGCTTCCTGGCATTTCTATTTTATGTCTACAACCAACTTAAAAATGATGACATAGCTGAAGAAGATAATATTAAACTTCTTTCGCCTTTAAAAACAACAATTTTTATAATTGGAGGCCTCGCCGGACTCGTTTTGGGCGGACAATTGGTGGTGAATAACGCCATAGATATTGCCGAAAATATGGGAATTAGTCAGAAAATTATTGGGCTTACGGTTGTTGCTGCAGGTACTTCTCTACCCGAATTGGCAACCTCTATTGTGGCCGCAACTAAGAAAAATGCCGATATAGCTGTAGGAAATATTATTGGCTCTAATATTTTCAATATTTTCCTTATTCTTTCTACAGTCTCTCTAATAAAACCCATTGATTTTAACCTGAATTTCAACCAGGATCTTTATATACTGGCCGGAGGTACACTTTTCTTGCTTTTAGCAATGTTCACCGGAAAACGGAAGCGTTTAGATCGCTGGGAAGCCTTAATTCTACTGGTGTTTTACTTAGGCTACACCACCTATTTAGTGATGCAGGAATTGTAA